In Sphaeramia orbicularis chromosome 1, fSphaOr1.1, whole genome shotgun sequence, a genomic segment contains:
- the dctpp1 gene encoding glutamyl-tRNA(Gln) amidotransferase subunit B, mitochondrial, with amino-acid sequence MMATNETEVCTRNGDEEKHSSKVNGAAAEGLSPSRLQNGGAGTASRFTFSPQPTMEDIRRMQAEFTDERDWNQFHQPRNLLLAMVGEVGEVSELFQWRGEVAEGLPNWTEAEREQLAHELSDVLIYLLELAEKCHVDLPQAVLRKMALNRLKYPASKVHGSAKKYTEYQD; translated from the coding sequence ATGATGGCTACAAATGAAACAGAAGTGTGTACGCGAAACGGCGACGAGGAGAAACACTCGTCAAAGGTGAACGGAGCAGCAGCGGAAGGGTTGAGCCCGTCCAGGCTGCAGAACGGAGGAGCCGGCACCGCCAGCAGGTTTACCTTCAGCCCCCAGCCCACCATGGAGGACATACGGAGAATGCAAGCGGAGTTCACGGACGAACGGGACTGGAACCAGTTCCACCAGCCCCGGAACCTGCTGCTGGCCATGGTCGGGGAGGTGGGAGAGGTGTCGGAGCTGTTCCAGTGGCGGGGGGAGGTGGCCGAGGGTCTGCCGAATTGGACCGAAGCCGAACGGGAGCAGCTCGCCCACGAACTGAGCGACGTGTTGATCTACCTGCTGGAGCTGGCGGAGAAGTGCCACGTTGATCTTCCACAGGCGGTGCTACGGAAAATGGCTCTAAACCGACTTAAATATCCCGCCAGCAAGGTCCACGGTTCGGCCAAGAAGTACACGGAGTACCAGGACTGA